The Thermoleophilaceae bacterium genome includes the window GGAGGTCATTCAGATGGTCGTGGGCATCGCCAAGATTCCGTCGCCCGATCCGGCGGTGAACGAGCGCATCCTCAGGATCGCCATCGACGGGCTCCGCTACCAGCCCGCGGTCGAGTAGGCCACGTAATCCGTTCCCCCTCTCCACGGCCGCGGGGAGGCAAAGAAAATCGCCCATCTGGGTATATAGATGCTCGACGAGGGCGCAGCCGTCTGACTCTGCGCCGGAAATGGTCAGTCGAAGCCAATGGGGCTGGTGTGGTTCCCGACCTTCTTGACATCGACATACAGCGCGACGAGCAGGCGCCCGGGGTGGCGCGCGACGCGGTTTCCAGATTCGCCGACGTGGTGGGGCCCGAACGGCTAGGCGACCTGCGGTTGCTCACATCCGAGCTGGTGACGAACGCGGTGAAGTACGGCGGCGCCGGCGACCTCACGCTGCACATGGACGTACGGGGCGACCGCCTGCGGGTGGAGATCACCGATCAGGGCACCGGCTTCGACGCCCAGCGCACCGCGGACAGGCGCAATCGCGACGACCTCGACCATGTGGGCGGCTGGGGCCTTCCGATAGTCGAGGCGCTGGCGCGCGACTGGGGCAGCTTCGAGGGCTCGACCCACGTGTGGTTCGAGTTCGAGCTGCCGAGCTAGCGCTCTTAGCTCACGCTTCCGTTCGACTGGAGCTTCTTCACGGCGTACGCGGCTCCGCCCGCGGTGGCCACCACGAGAGCAAGCTTGAGTCCGCGCCGCGGCGGGGGCTCGGGCGGGCGGCCGGCCGAGCGGATGGCCTTCGTGAGGGAGGTCGCGCCCTCGCGCACCTTCTCGTAGACCTTCTTGTCCTCCACCGCGCGCGAGGGGCGCTTGCTCGAGGCACGCTGCCAGGCCTCGTGCAGCCGGGTGGCGCCGGTGCGGAACTGGCCCTGCACGTCCTCGTCCTCGATCATGCGCTGGAGGACGAGCTTGATCCGATCGTTTTTCTTCTTGCTCTTGGCCATGGGCACGGCGTTTGCCCTCAGACGCGCTTCCCCAAACGCCTGGACGTGGAGGCGCTGACAACACCTGCGGGGCCCAGCAGGCGCTCGAGCTCCGGAGTGGTGAAGCGGCCGGCCGGATCGAGCCGCGAGCGCACGGCCGCGAAACGGCCCCAGCCGGGGTAGCGCCCGCGCAGGGTCTCGCTCGTCTGAGAGTGGAGCTTCCCCCAGTGCGGACGCCCGTCGAGGCTCGCGAGGATCGGCTCGACCGCCTCGAAGTACGGCCGCATCGCGAAGCCGCGGTACGCGTGGCAGGCGACGAAGCACGACTCGCGGCCGCTCAACGGGCTGAGAAATGAATCGTCCGGCCCGGCGAAGCGAAGCTCGATCGGGAAGTTCACGGGCAGCCGCCGCCCGTGGATCTCCGCCAGCACCCGCTCGATCGCCTCGCGCGCGTGCGCGCGCGGGACTGCGTATTCCATCTCGAGGAAGCGCACGCGCCGCGGGGTGACGAAGGTGCGATGGCTCGGCGAGCTGTGCTCCCGCCTGGGCGCGCTTCTCATGGTGAGGCGGTTGAGGGAGGGAATCGCCGCGGGCGCCGCCCGCCCCGTGGCGCACACGAGCTCGAGCGCGACGTTGTCCACCGCCACGTCCTCCCACACCCGGCGCAGGTGGCCGCGTGCTCGCGCTCGCCCCGCCACGCGCTCGTTGGTGCGCTCGACCGCGGTCTGGCTGTAGGGCAGGATGAGCAGCTCGAAGTGGTCGCTCGACCGCACCGCTCGCTCCAGCGAGTCGAGGGCGTCCCTGAGCGCCACAGGGCGTTCGGAGTGATGCAGCGAGAATGCCGGCACGCACCGCAACGTGATGCTCGTGGTCACGCCGAGCGAGCCAAGGCTCGTGACCGCGGCGCGGAAGGCCTCCGGATCACCCCCGCGCGCGGAGAGCTCGATCCGCGAAGCGTCCGCCAGCACGAGCTCGAGCGACTCGACCTCGGAGGCGATGCTGCCGAACCCGAGCCCGGTGCCGTGCGTGGCGGTGGCGACGGCCCCCGCGACCGTCTGCCTGTCGATGTCTCCGAGATTGCGCAGGGCGAGTCCGTGCCGGTCGAGCTCACGGTTGAGCGCCCGGAACGTGATGCCCGGCTCAACCCGCACGAGACCGGCGGCGCGGTCCACGTCCAGAACGCGGTTCATGCGATCGAGCAGCAGCAGGTGCCCATCTGTCGCGGCGATCCCGGAGAACGAGTGGCCCGACCC containing:
- a CDS encoding ATP-binding protein; translated protein: MVPDLLDIDIQRDEQAPGVARDAVSRFADVVGPERLGDLRLLTSELVTNAVKYGGAGDLTLHMDVRGDRLRVEITDQGTGFDAQRTADRRNRDDLDHVGGWGLPIVEALARDWGSFEGSTHVWFEFELPS
- a CDS encoding D-arabinono-1,4-lactone oxidase, which produces MHTWRNWGRNVTCRPARLAHPRSANEVAFETQRAAVTGVPLRVAGSGHSFSGIAATDGHLLLLDRMNRVLDVDRAAGLVRVEPGITFRALNRELDRHGLALRNLGDIDRQTVAGAVATATHGTGLGFGSIASEVESLELVLADASRIELSARGGDPEAFRAAVTSLGSLGVTTSITLRCVPAFSLHHSERPVALRDALDSLERAVRSSDHFELLILPYSQTAVERTNERVAGRARARGHLRRVWEDVAVDNVALELVCATGRAAPAAIPSLNRLTMRSAPRREHSSPSHRTFVTPRRVRFLEMEYAVPRAHAREAIERVLAEIHGRRLPVNFPIELRFAGPDDSFLSPLSGRESCFVACHAYRGFAMRPYFEAVEPILASLDGRPHWGKLHSQTSETLRGRYPGWGRFAAVRSRLDPAGRFTTPELERLLGPAGVVSASTSRRLGKRV